A genomic region of Gossypium hirsutum isolate 1008001.06 chromosome D01, Gossypium_hirsutum_v2.1, whole genome shotgun sequence contains the following coding sequences:
- the LOC107922138 gene encoding non-specific lipid transfer protein GPI-anchored 1, with translation MGKGWAVKVMMMSLVVVVGAGDESGLAKECSKDVQSAMTCLSFAQGKMEKPSKECCSSVSSIKEEEPKCLCYILQQTQASGAQNLKSLGVQQDKLLQLPSACQLKNASVTDCPKLLGLAPNSPDAAIFTNSSSTPTTPSTGTPSSASENADNNSSGTKLETAHLVGFTILVASASFLYALPPGLASLF, from the exons ATGGGAAAGGGTTGGGCAGTGAAGGTGATGATGATGAGTTTGGTGGTGGTGGTTGGTGCGGGTGATGAGAGTGGTTTAGCCAAAGAGTGCAGCAAAGATGTACAGAGCGCGATGACTTGCTTGAGCTTTGCGCAAGGGAAGATGGAGAAACCTTCAAAGGAGTGTTGCAGTTCGGTTTCGAGTATAAAAGAAGAAGAACCAAAGTGTTTGTGTTATATTCTTCAGCAGACCCAGGCATCCGGGGCTCAGAATCTTAAGAGCTTAGGCGTTCAGCAAGATAAGCTTCTTCAACTTCCTTCTGCTTGCCAGTTGAAGAACGCTAGCGTCACTGACTGCCCAA AGCTTCTTGGATTAGCACCAAACTCACCAGACGCGGCTATATTTACAAATTCTTCCTCAACACCGACGACGCCATCCACCGGGACACCGTCAAGTGCTTCAGAGAATGCTGATAATAACTCCAGTGGAACAAAGCTAGAAACTGCTCACTTGGTTGGTTTCACGATACTGGTTGCATCGGCATCATTTTTGTATGCACTCCCACCGGGATTGGCT